The DNA segment tttgaattttgcttactccatttaaaaataaccttggggcagacgtaaaacctacctaaatttcttccacaatatataatctaagagtgaaagcaaaatagagaactttcaccgcgtgtaactcaatatttttaaagatgtgtaactctaccccttctgtttaagtagtaaattcactttgaacaccaagaaatcgcttataagatacatctttttccatttttagctcgactatacgaagtataaggagagctatcctactcgccccggcgtcggcgtcggcgtctttccgcgtccccaccttggttaaagttttggtgcactttctcttttttctacttatctctgtaattacttgatggatttgattcaaactttaaatacttattctTCATCATCATCCAAATCATCTGAcgtaagggccataactctggcaccaatttttcatgaattatccccccttttcacttagattttcaggttaaagttttgatgcactttcactctatctctgttattactgaatggatttgattcaaacataaaatagttgttcaacttcatcacccacatcatatgacacaaggtgcataactctggcaccattttttcatgaattattccccctttttacctataatatcaggttaaagttttggtgcactttcactctatctctgttattactgaatggatctgattcaaacttaaacaattgtacaatatcattacccttatcatatgacacaaggtacataactctgggaccaatttttcatgaattatttcccctttttacttagaatttcaggttaaagttttggtgcactttcactctacctctgttattacaatggatttgattcaaacttaaaatagttgttcagcatcatcacccacatcatatgacacaagatgcataactctggcacaatttttcatgaattatttccctttttacccagaatttcaggtttaatttgtatgcactttcactctatctttattattactgaatggatctgattcaaacctaaacaattgttcaacatcattacccttatcatatgacacaaggtgcataactctgggaccaatttttcagaaattatttcccctttttacttagaattttagtgttaagttttaatgcactttcactttgtctctgttattattgaattgatttgattcaaacttaaaatagttgttcaacatcaacacccacaccatatgacgcaaggtgcataactctggcaccaatttttcattaattattccccctttttacttagaattttaggttaaagttttgatgcactttcactcagtctctgttattactgaatggatttgattcaaacttaaaatagttgttcaacatcatcacccacaccatatgacacaaggtgcataactctggcaccagtatttaatgaattatgcccctttttgcttaggatatacttatatagtgttttgatgcattttatctttacctctcttattactttaagttgatatttttacatAGACTCGGGCTTTTGTGCAATATCTTtgtccacaattggagtcattaaacactccagtgacagctctagtttcctcagatgtgcacagtttcactatccagcatcgatatagtcgagcgcgctgtctcctgtgacagctcttgttgtacaagaaatcaataataagtcttgaaagaagtaaattactagaagaaaaggaaaataaggggaaaaacaatttggtcccagtagggcttgaacctacgccccactgagaattgcagtaaaagtaggtttatactaggaattgaatactcttcaaaaaggaggttctctattagtgatctaataccttaataataCGAgttattttagctcgactatacgaagtataaggagagctattctactcgccccggcgtcggcgtcggcgtctttccgcatccccaccttggttaaagttttttttacactttctcttttttcaacttatctctgtaattacttgatggatttgattcaaacttgaaatacttattcctcatcatcatccacatcatctgacataagggccataactctggcaccagtattacATGAaatatccccccttttcacttagattttcaggttaaagttttgatgcactttcactctatctctgttattactgaatggatttgattcaaacttttaatagttgttccacaacatcacctacatcatatgacacaaggtacataactctggcaccattttttcatgaataaattccctctttttacttagaatttcaggttaaagttttggtgcactttcactctacctctgttattactgaatggattagattcaaacttaaaatagttgttcagcatcatcacccacatcatatgacacaagatgcgtaactctggcagaatttttcatgaattattcccctttttacttagaatttcaggttaaagtttcatgcactttcactctatctctgttattactgaatggatctgattcaaacttaaacaattgttcaacatcattacccttatcatatgacacaaggtgcataactctgggaccaatttttcatgaattatttcccctttttacttagaattttaggttaaagttttgatgaactttcactctgtctctgttattactgaatggatttgattcaaacttaaaatagttgttcaacatcatcacccaaaccatatgacgcaaggtacataactctggcaccaatttttcattaattgttccccctttttacttataattttaggttaaagttttgatgcactttcactctgtctctgttagtactgaatggatttgattcaaacttaaatcagttgttcaacatcatcacccacacactatgacacaaggtgcataactctggcaccaatatttaatgaattatgcccctttttgcttaggatatacttatatagtattactttaagttgatatttttgacatagactcaggctattgtgcaatatcttcatccacaattggagtcattaaacacttcagtgatagctctagtttcctcagatgtgcccagtttcactatccagcatcgaaatagtcgagcgtgctgtctcctgtgacagctcttgtttcatagcCAGTAACGCCATACAATGTATAACCTGTCTTGGTTAAACactcatttgtaaaaaaaacggAGGAAAAACGACGaaataaaattcctatttttctgttcttattcaaatttcatttcaataataataaaaaagttatattccGGCAGCTTGTTTACGCGTGGCACACTTGTACGCCCCTGGTCCATCATGATACGGAAGCATCCTTTTCACAACAGGTGATGAGGTGGTGGGTTCTGGAACCCACTGGCAGCTCATACCCGACCCACATCCACAATGCCCATTAAGCGTTTCCATTGGTCCACAACGCTCGTCCATAACTCGGTACTTCTCGCACACGCCTAGAGAAAATAAGAGTACATTCACAGTCAAACTAAAGACTTCATCCAAATGCAGACCtcaactttattttttgtttgttttgggtttaacgccgtttttcaacagtaccaCAACTTTATATCTCATTTGTCAGAAGTATAGTAAATACCTGTAAAACAAAGTTCTATAATATTATGCTTCAGTTTGACTGGTGTTTCTTTAAGCTTTGTTGACGTGTTGCTGTCGTGTCCAGGCTGAGTTGCTTCTTTTTACCCCGTCTTTGTcgttaattaacctttagcatgctagataaattgtcgtctgctggaaatgtcgtctgctaaaattgttatgttcattcaatttgctccaaaattggaagaaatattgtcagagtagcaaacagcttggaacctgatcagacgccgatttaatcggcgtctgatctggttccaagctgtttgcaaaggctgttaaattcgcctgcagcaggctaagggttaaatcgCAAATACATGATTTATCCAATATGATAATGCCACCAAAATTCAACGCCCACCtaacttcaaatatataaaatctaCTTTTGAATAGCCTTGTGTATTATTTCACCGAACATGATAATTTTATTCGGTGTTTGAAAGCGCAGGGTGCTGCTTCTAAACCTTTCAAAACATACATGTGTAATTAGTTTTGTAGATGCTTTGCAAAAATATGTCGGCGAATATATTATCCCCACTTTACCAAAAATACCATTTCAAAAGAGAAAATTcaattttgacttaaaaattgtAAACGAGTCGCTATAATCAATTGAGTGTTATAGTAATAACAGTACGCATGCGCTGACCTGTGTCGTGATGTTGGTGTAACTGATGGGGGAGTATGGCCTGTCTCTTACTGACCACCATAAACTCTGGCTGAATATAGCAGCATTCTCCTGTACCACAATCGCCGTCTGTTTTACATACTACAGCCTGTACAGAAAGTAAATTAGAAAGCATGTACCGTCATGTTAAACACGAGAAACCCGGGCTGAATATATCAAAGTtcccccatgtggttctgggacgatatatgtatgaaaagaattagaaccactgccttacccttgcatgatcgtaagaggcgactaataagGTCTTatcacttggttttgctgtaactctgtgattccagcaggtatgtaaattttgattccatacctcatgtttttatttcgatgtaaatgagatgtggaaccaaaatttgtagtcctgtttggcgccatataacctatactatgTTGGTGCGCCGTCAAAcccagataaataaataaatccccATCGACGCAATCGCCGCCAGCAATATGCTCCTGatcggacctcgggcaatagtcTTGACTATTGAATGGCAAGCCATACAATAACTATATAACATGACATCGTAAATATATTTTCACGGatatatgtttttctttcaaGTTTTAAATGGGTTATGgtacaaaatgaacaaaacatgATTCCGTACTGAGCTGCATCAATGTCTGCCATTTTAGTGTACGCCATCCGCAGAAATAGAACACGACAGTAGATAGGTAGCACAGTGGTAACAAGATGGCAGTATTTCATCGTACCATTCTACCATCCATTCTCATTCATCACATGTTCGACATGGTCTCCAAGACGGGAACTATGGTTAACATCTGGTATGCGAGAATATCTACCATCCCCTTGTCGCTATCCTACCATCGCCATACTATCTCCTATACCATTGCCATGCGACTATTCTACCATCGCGCTTTGATTGGACAATGGACGATGATAGGAAATGAACAAAAGAATCAAAATTTACTGACGAACCATAACTATCGACGTCGGCTGTTCGGAATTTTAATGATACACTTTTCGTGAAGTCAGCTAATCCGTTGATATTATTAGTCACTGTGATACAATATAAATTCGTTTTGTCTTCTCCAGACTTAACACGCCCGTGTTGCTAGATCTACATATTTATGCTAGCAAAATCTTGTTTCATACCTCAGAAATTCCACAGACTGCAGCTAATGCTAACACAGTATAGAGCATCATATTGTCGCAAAAGTTTAGTCGTTAATGGTAGACAAACAAGTACGCAAATATCTTTATTCTAAAGTTCAAGGTGTGGCATATTTCTtatcaaaggatcttcttacggatttttatttacatcatcaCTGATAAGACAATGACAGGTAGAAACGAGTAAGAAGTTGGCGTCAGTTTAGttcaatcatattttgttgtacatatatacagaaacacaaacaacaatcacatacatcaaatatgtcatatatacaaatgggttgggccaaCTTACgctatgacaacaatatcgaggGCCCTTCCCAGGGTTGTCAAGCTATACATTGCAAAAGTAATGTGTTTTTATGTCACACTTAtgcatatataataattatgattgCTAAAGCTTTTCAGTAATTAAACAGGTTTCgtacttttaaagaaaaaaatgcagatcGATGTTG comes from the Mercenaria mercenaria strain notata chromosome 9, MADL_Memer_1, whole genome shotgun sequence genome and includes:
- the LOC123547871 gene encoding uncharacterized protein LOC123547871 — protein: MMLYTVLALAAVCGISEAVVCKTDGDCGTGECCYIQPEFMVVSKRQAILPHQLHQHHDTGVCEKYRVMDERCGPMETLNGHCGCGSGMSCQWVPEPTTSSPVVKRMLPYHDGPGAYKCATRKQAAGI